One part of the Candidatus Poribacteria bacterium genome encodes these proteins:
- the prcA gene encoding proteasome subunit alpha: MSTPYYVSPEQIRQDKEDFVRRGIAQAKEVVVLEFRDGLLMVAENPRKTTFKISEIYDRIALAAAGRIAEYEALRVAGIRESEIKGFRYYREDVTAKWLTNLYSQHMGAVAQAWDAKPLEIELLVCEVGTTDAATSTGTQRNQIYHIAFDGIYSEEEKYAVIGGRATTITEILEQNYTEGLEMSAALQLVTETFQTVETDSEDDYEINPETIEVACLEHTAERRKFRRLSTDEVSNLWSLGASL; the protein is encoded by the coding sequence ATGTCCACACCTTATTATGTTTCACCGGAACAAATCCGTCAGGATAAAGAGGATTTTGTCCGTCGCGGCATCGCACAGGCGAAAGAGGTCGTCGTCTTAGAATTCCGAGATGGACTCCTGATGGTTGCTGAGAATCCACGCAAAACGACCTTTAAAATCTCCGAAATTTATGATAGGATTGCCCTCGCAGCAGCAGGTAGGATCGCTGAATATGAGGCGTTACGCGTTGCGGGCATTCGTGAATCCGAAATTAAAGGCTTTCGCTACTATCGTGAAGACGTCACCGCAAAGTGGCTGACGAATCTCTATTCGCAACACATGGGAGCAGTCGCACAAGCATGGGATGCTAAACCGCTGGAGATTGAACTCCTCGTATGCGAGGTAGGAACCACCGATGCCGCAACAAGCACTGGAACACAACGGAATCAGATTTACCATATTGCTTTTGATGGTATCTACTCGGAAGAAGAAAAGTACGCCGTCATTGGCGGGCGCGCCACAACGATAACAGAAATTCTGGAACAGAATTACACAGAAGGTTTGGAAATGTCAGCCGCCCTCCAATTGGTAACAGAAACCTTTCAAACCGTTGAAACCGATAGTGAAGATGATTATGAAATTAACCCAGAAACGATAGAAGTGGCATGTCTTGAACACACCGCCGAACGCCGAAAATTTCGTCGACTCTCTACCGACGAGGTCTCTAATTTATGGAGTTTAGGTGCAAGCCTATAG
- the prcB gene encoding proteasome subunit beta, whose protein sequence is MSNSPDAVSSAHTPESSFRSYEGTTVLAVVYDAGVIMAGDRQATEGYQVGERRIQKVYPVDRHSAIAVAGAAGPCIEMAKLFQVEVEFYEKTEGMNLSLEGQANFLSHLVRSNLGLAMQGLIVLPLFAGYDLKRQRGRIFKYDAVGGRYEEDDYYAIGSGGKDARTTLKKRYTPEITRQDALEMVAEALWDAADEDIATGGPDLIRKIFPTLYTITEEGVAEIPEATVEELYRELISRL, encoded by the coding sequence ATGTCCAATTCGCCTGACGCCGTCTCAAGTGCCCACACTCCCGAGTCGTCATTCCGTTCTTACGAAGGCACAACCGTTTTAGCGGTCGTCTACGATGCTGGCGTCATTATGGCTGGCGACCGGCAGGCAACGGAAGGGTATCAGGTCGGTGAACGGCGAATTCAGAAAGTTTATCCAGTCGATCGGCACTCGGCAATCGCTGTGGCGGGTGCCGCGGGTCCCTGTATTGAGATGGCAAAACTCTTTCAAGTTGAGGTCGAATTCTACGAAAAGACAGAAGGGATGAACCTCAGCCTTGAAGGACAAGCGAATTTCCTTTCACATTTGGTCCGCTCTAACTTAGGGCTCGCCATGCAGGGCTTAATTGTCTTGCCACTCTTCGCCGGCTACGACTTGAAACGGCAACGCGGCAGAATTTTTAAATACGATGCCGTTGGCGGCCGTTATGAGGAAGACGACTATTACGCAATCGGTTCCGGTGGTAAGGATGCCCGTACAACCCTAAAAAAACGGTATACCCCAGAGATTACGCGTCAAGACGCGTTAGAGATGGTCGCAGAAGCCCTCTGGGACGCTGCCGATGAAGATATCGCAACGGGGGGTCCTGATCTCATCCGGAAAATTTTCCCAACGCTTTATACCATCACTGAAGAAGGAGTCGCTGAGATTCCCGAGGCTACCGTAGAAGAACTATACCGGGAACTCATATCGCGCCTTTAA
- a CDS encoding ubiquitin-like protein Pup: MSTEKQQEQVNHPVDETEEIELNVESSEMDEEFVEDLDSLLDEIDEILEEDSQEFVENYIQRGGQ, translated from the coding sequence ATGTCGACTGAAAAACAACAGGAACAGGTCAATCATCCTGTCGATGAAACCGAAGAGATTGAACTGAATGTCGAATCGAGCGAAATGGACGAGGAGTTCGTTGAAGACTTAGACTCGCTCCTTGATGAAATCGATGAAATCCTGGAAGAAGATTCACAGGAATTCGTCGAAAACTATATCCAACGAGGAGGACAGTAG
- a CDS encoding proteasome accessory factor PafA2, which produces MEIPIIMGTETEYGISVKNAREQDPVAASTLVVNAYKTARDDIPSATSSVTWDYEQESPLMDARGFLAETEIPISEADTNSVVNDILINGGRYYVDHAHPEYCTPECANARDLLLYEKAGELILELSRVTAERLLLDNQEIIIYKNNTDYKGHSYGSHENYLMSRKVPFDRIVDGLTPFLVTRIIITGSGKVGAENGSNAIDYQISQRADFFEKEVGLSTMVNRPLINTRDEPHADDKTYRRLHVIVGDSNMSEFSIYLKAGITSIVLQLIEKGVVGKQFSLKDPVATIKSISRDLSCKNQIELADGEQWTPIQVQRAYLKLAQQHLTAEERTPVVEDVLEKWQYVLDNLEINPMRLSQHLDWVIKKKLIEAYRKRHGYQWTDAHVQMLDLQYHDIRPDKGLYIRLLKNGHVKRLLSHEEIVHAMHYPPVDTRAYFRGTCLRKFPKHIYSASWNSMIFIGKSGGLDKIMMDRPHFGTQKIVGELLNTCTAEELIKELRGNSSKPY; this is translated from the coding sequence ATGGAAATACCAATAATAATGGGAACAGAGACTGAGTATGGTATCTCAGTCAAAAATGCGCGTGAGCAAGATCCGGTTGCTGCTTCCACTTTGGTAGTTAATGCCTATAAAACTGCAAGGGATGATATTCCGAGTGCAACTTCCTCTGTTACATGGGATTATGAACAAGAAAGTCCATTGATGGACGCCCGTGGGTTTCTCGCAGAGACGGAAATACCTATCAGTGAAGCAGATACAAATAGCGTCGTCAATGATATACTGATAAACGGAGGACGTTATTACGTAGACCATGCACATCCAGAGTACTGCACGCCGGAATGTGCCAATGCACGCGATCTACTTCTTTACGAAAAGGCGGGAGAATTAATATTGGAACTCAGCAGGGTAACAGCTGAACGCCTTTTGCTTGACAACCAAGAAATTATCATCTATAAAAATAACACCGATTACAAAGGGCACAGCTACGGTTCACACGAAAACTATCTTATGTCTCGTAAAGTGCCGTTTGATAGAATTGTTGATGGGTTGACCCCTTTCCTTGTTACCCGTATTATCATCACGGGTAGCGGCAAAGTCGGCGCAGAAAACGGAAGTAACGCAATAGATTATCAGATTTCTCAACGCGCCGATTTTTTTGAGAAAGAGGTAGGACTCAGTACGATGGTGAATCGCCCTTTGATTAACACGCGCGATGAACCCCATGCTGACGACAAAACCTATCGACGTTTGCACGTTATTGTCGGCGACTCTAACATGTCGGAATTCAGTATCTATCTCAAAGCTGGCATTACTTCTATAGTACTCCAGTTGATTGAGAAAGGTGTTGTCGGCAAACAATTCAGTTTAAAGGATCCTGTCGCGACAATAAAAAGTATTTCACGAGACCTTTCGTGCAAAAATCAGATAGAACTCGCAGATGGAGAACAGTGGACCCCGATACAAGTACAGCGTGCGTATCTCAAACTCGCACAACAACATCTCACAGCCGAAGAGCGGACACCTGTCGTCGAAGATGTCCTCGAAAAATGGCAATATGTGCTTGACAACTTAGAAATCAATCCCATGCGACTCAGCCAACATCTCGACTGGGTCATTAAAAAGAAATTAATAGAGGCGTATCGCAAACGACACGGATACCAATGGACTGACGCACATGTACAGATGCTTGATTTACAGTATCATGATATCCGCCCAGACAAAGGACTTTATATTAGACTGCTGAAAAACGGACATGTGAAACGGTTGCTCAGTCATGAAGAAATTGTGCACGCGATGCACTATCCACCTGTGGATACCCGTGCCTATTTTCGCGGCACCTGTTTACGGAAGTTCCCAAAGCACATTTATAGTGCTAGCTGGAACTCAATGATTTTTATCGGTAAATCCGGAGGGCTTGATAAAATTATGATGGATCGGCCCCACTTCGGCACACAAAAGATCGTTGGCGAGTTGCTGAACACCTGCACAGCAGAAGAACTCATTAAAGAACTCCGAGGTAATTCTTCAAAACCGTATTAA
- the arc gene encoding proteasome ATPase translates to MAIKRGNSTDSFEEQESGDAVWYQQQIRTLQGTIDMLEGELESMRQQQRAVYVKDLETRLYEMQRELMTAHRRNKKLTSTLQEAKEKLQILKEKVAQLSAPPNNYGVFLASNEDGTVDIDISGRKWRVNLDPALRDKDLAVGQEVIVNSGMNVVDIKTAEKHGDVVKIKERIADERAIVSLRTDEERVVRIAESLTEEPLKAGDHVLLNHTTSMLMEKLPKREVEDLLLEEVPDIGYTDIGGLDTQIEAIRDAIELPYLYPNEYKEFNLSPPKGVLLYGPPGCGKTLIARAVASSIAERVRKETGRDEVRGYFINIKGPELLNKYVGETERKIREVFEKARDKSREGFPVIIFFDEMDSLFRSRGMGISSDMESTLVPQFLSEIDGVENLRDVIVIGASNRQDLLDPAVLRPGRLDVKIKIDRPNLEGAKDIFAIYLTPELPFSENVRQEFDGDTQAIAKHFIDEAADDMYATTDENRFIEVTYARGERETLFFKDFVSGAMIENIVSRAKKSAIKRFIASDGIDKGMRLEDLKVAIREEYHENEDLPNTTNPDDWAKISGRKGEKIVNIRALINEPAQEKTPNVRVTRSGTFL, encoded by the coding sequence ATGGCTATCAAAAGAGGAAATTCCACGGATTCCTTTGAGGAGCAAGAGAGCGGCGATGCTGTTTGGTATCAACAGCAAATTCGCACACTCCAAGGGACCATTGACATGCTCGAAGGCGAACTTGAAAGCATGCGGCAACAACAGCGTGCCGTATATGTCAAGGACCTTGAAACTCGACTCTATGAAATGCAACGTGAGTTGATGACGGCACACCGGCGCAATAAGAAACTCACCAGCACGCTTCAAGAGGCGAAAGAGAAACTGCAGATCCTCAAGGAAAAGGTCGCCCAACTTAGCGCACCCCCCAATAATTACGGAGTCTTCCTCGCTTCAAACGAAGATGGCACCGTCGATATTGACATTAGCGGCAGAAAATGGCGTGTCAATCTCGATCCCGCACTCAGGGATAAAGACCTCGCCGTTGGGCAAGAGGTTATTGTTAACAGCGGAATGAACGTTGTTGACATCAAAACTGCCGAAAAGCACGGCGATGTGGTCAAAATCAAAGAGCGAATTGCGGATGAACGTGCCATCGTGAGCCTCCGCACCGATGAAGAACGGGTCGTCAGAATAGCCGAATCCCTCACAGAGGAACCCCTGAAAGCCGGAGATCATGTCCTTCTCAATCATACGACCAGTATGCTCATGGAAAAACTTCCTAAACGAGAAGTCGAAGATCTGTTACTCGAAGAGGTGCCAGACATCGGTTACACCGACATTGGTGGACTCGATACACAGATAGAAGCCATTCGAGACGCCATTGAGTTACCCTATCTCTATCCAAACGAGTATAAAGAATTTAACCTCTCACCGCCCAAGGGCGTCCTTCTCTACGGACCCCCAGGTTGTGGTAAAACCTTAATCGCTCGCGCTGTCGCTAGCAGTATCGCCGAACGCGTCCGAAAAGAAACAGGCAGAGACGAAGTTCGCGGCTATTTCATCAACATCAAGGGACCCGAACTCCTCAATAAGTATGTCGGTGAAACTGAACGTAAAATTCGGGAAGTCTTTGAAAAAGCGCGCGATAAATCGAGAGAAGGATTTCCTGTGATCATCTTCTTTGATGAAATGGATTCTCTCTTCCGCTCCAGAGGCATGGGAATCTCATCGGACATGGAATCAACGCTTGTCCCGCAGTTCCTCTCCGAAATTGATGGCGTTGAGAACCTTCGGGATGTTATTGTTATTGGCGCAAGTAATCGACAGGATCTCCTTGATCCCGCTGTTCTAAGACCCGGTAGACTCGATGTGAAAATTAAAATTGATCGCCCCAACCTTGAGGGAGCTAAGGACATCTTCGCCATATACCTGACGCCAGAACTTCCGTTCTCTGAAAATGTTCGTCAGGAGTTTGATGGAGATACGCAGGCTATCGCCAAACACTTCATCGATGAAGCGGCAGACGACATGTACGCAACTACCGATGAAAATCGTTTCATTGAGGTAACTTACGCCCGTGGCGAGCGGGAAACCCTCTTCTTTAAAGACTTTGTTAGTGGGGCAATGATCGAAAACATCGTTTCACGTGCGAAAAAATCAGCGATCAAACGTTTTATTGCCTCTGATGGGATTGATAAAGGAATGCGTCTTGAAGATCTCAAAGTAGCCATTCGAGAAGAATACCACGAAAATGAGGACCTTCCGAACACGACGAACCCTGATGATTGGGCAAAAATCTCGGGCAGGAAAGGTGAAAAGATTGTTAATATCCGTGCCTTGATTAATGAACCCGCACAAGAGAAAACACCGAATGTTCGAGTGACCCGAAGCGGTACATTCCTTTGA
- the recA gene encoding recombinase RecA: MQDEQKQKVIDQAISQVEREFGKGAIMRFTDNEVVPVEAIPTGSLALDLALGVGGVPRGRIIEIFGHEGTGKTTLALHIVAEAQKLGGTAVFIDVEHALDTTYARSIGVNMENLLIAQPDAGEQALEIVETLIRSGAIDVVVVDSVAALTPQAEIEGEMSDAHVGLLPRLMSKALRKLSGVTNKSQTCVIFTNQIRQKIGIMFGNPDTTPGGLALKFHASVRLELRRGTQIKDGNEILGSGVRVKVVKNKVAPPFKEAEYDVTFGKGISKEGNLLDIAVDNELIQKSGSWFSYNSERIGQGRTNAKKYLEENPDIAAEIETKIRETLSVAPVSTAGAIPEDADETDDAV; the protein is encoded by the coding sequence ATGCAAGACGAACAGAAACAGAAAGTCATTGACCAAGCGATTTCGCAAGTAGAACGTGAATTCGGTAAAGGTGCTATCATGCGCTTCACGGACAACGAAGTTGTGCCCGTTGAAGCGATCCCAACCGGTTCGCTCGCGCTCGACCTCGCTCTCGGTGTAGGCGGTGTCCCGCGCGGCAGAATCATCGAAATCTTTGGACACGAAGGCACAGGAAAAACCACCTTAGCACTCCATATTGTCGCCGAAGCCCAAAAGTTAGGCGGCACGGCTGTGTTCATTGATGTTGAGCACGCACTCGATACAACCTACGCTCGAAGTATCGGGGTCAACATGGAAAACCTATTGATCGCCCAACCCGATGCCGGCGAACAAGCATTAGAAATCGTCGAAACGCTTATCCGTAGCGGTGCGATTGATGTGGTCGTCGTCGACTCGGTAGCTGCCTTGACCCCTCAAGCCGAAATCGAGGGTGAAATGAGCGACGCACATGTCGGTTTGTTGCCGCGTCTCATGTCAAAAGCACTCCGGAAGTTGTCAGGTGTCACGAACAAATCCCAAACCTGTGTTATCTTCACAAATCAGATTCGTCAAAAAATCGGGATCATGTTCGGGAACCCAGATACAACACCCGGTGGACTCGCGCTCAAATTCCACGCCTCCGTTCGGTTAGAACTCCGCCGCGGCACCCAGATTAAAGATGGCAATGAAATTCTTGGGAGCGGTGTCCGGGTCAAAGTGGTGAAGAATAAAGTGGCGCCCCCTTTCAAAGAGGCAGAATACGACGTTACTTTCGGGAAAGGCATCTCTAAAGAAGGAAACCTCTTGGATATCGCCGTTGATAATGAATTGATTCAAAAGAGTGGTTCCTGGTTCTCCTACAACAGCGAACGAATTGGCCAGGGTAGAACGAATGCTAAGAAATATCTGGAAGAGAACCCAGATATTGCGGCAGAAATCGAGACGAAGATACGGGAGACACTCAGTGTGGCACCAGTATCTACCGCTGGTGCGATTCCTGAAGACGCAGATGAAACTGACGATGCAGTCTAA
- the thpR gene encoding RNA 2',3'-cyclic phosphodiesterase, with protein sequence MMNTAKGALIRCFVAVEIPEPIQALLKPVQTHLQSQIHKGTSWTKHGNFHLTLKFLGDVHPEAIHEVSEALQRVTDTYAPFSIAFGGIGAFPNLARPRVIWLGIKQEASTVSRLAKAVNLELRHLGFSTDHRFHPHLTLARLRTATNLEPLKNILRKYDTIVGGSMRVNEIALMQSQLHPNGAIYTPLNVCQFSA encoded by the coding sequence ATGATGAACACAGCTAAAGGTGCGCTCATTCGCTGTTTTGTAGCAGTCGAGATTCCAGAACCGATACAGGCATTGCTGAAGCCCGTGCAAACACACCTGCAGTCGCAGATTCACAAGGGAACCTCGTGGACGAAGCACGGAAATTTTCACCTCACCTTGAAATTTCTTGGCGATGTCCATCCTGAAGCGATCCATGAGGTGAGCGAAGCCCTTCAACGTGTGACAGATACGTATGCGCCATTTTCTATTGCCTTCGGAGGCATCGGTGCGTTCCCGAATCTTGCTCGTCCGCGTGTCATCTGGCTAGGCATAAAACAGGAGGCATCAACCGTGTCCCGCCTCGCAAAAGCCGTGAACCTCGAATTGAGACATCTCGGTTTCTCAACAGACCATCGGTTTCACCCACACCTAACGCTCGCGCGGCTGAGAACCGCGACAAATCTTGAACCGTTAAAGAATATTCTACGTAAATATGACACAATCGTTGGTGGATCAATGCGTGTAAACGAAATCGCACTCATGCAGAGCCAACTTCACCCAAATGGGGCGATCTATACACCTTTAAACGTATGTCAGTTTTCGGCGTAA
- the pgsA gene encoding CDP-diacylglycerol--glycerol-3-phosphate 3-phosphatidyltransferase, with translation MRLANLLTILRLFLIPPFIYCFQADMMRTALTICVVAALTDHFDGKIARKQGVTGFGKFMDPLADKLLIGAALICFALFKHVDSGLIPVWMVFVIIGREVLVTFLRIVFIAKYGQVVSANQWGKYKMTSQLIVIITGLTLLAFQDNLNTTLILQSRGPIYFMMYIPLVLTVGSGLEFLVNNRKPLFALVHATRYDPKAGT, from the coding sequence TTGCGGTTGGCAAATCTCCTCACCATTTTACGGCTCTTCCTGATCCCTCCGTTCATATACTGTTTTCAGGCTGATATGATGAGGACTGCGCTCACTATCTGTGTTGTAGCGGCACTGACGGATCACTTTGATGGTAAAATTGCACGAAAGCAAGGTGTGACGGGCTTCGGGAAATTCATGGATCCACTCGCCGATAAGTTGTTAATCGGTGCCGCTTTAATCTGTTTCGCTTTATTCAAACACGTTGATAGTGGACTTATCCCGGTATGGATGGTTTTTGTTATCATCGGTCGTGAAGTTCTCGTTACATTCCTGCGGATTGTTTTCATCGCAAAATACGGGCAGGTCGTCTCGGCAAATCAGTGGGGAAAATATAAGATGACTTCACAGCTGATCGTCATCATCACGGGGTTAACTTTACTCGCATTTCAAGACAATCTGAACACCACCCTGATTCTGCAAAGCCGAGGTCCTATCTATTTTATGATGTATATCCCGTTAGTACTCACAGTTGGATCTGGTCTGGAATTTCTCGTTAACAATCGCAAACCTTTATTTGCGTTGGTTCATGCAACCCGTTACGATCCAAAAGCAGGTACATGA